From Malus sylvestris chromosome 1, drMalSylv7.2, whole genome shotgun sequence:
ACCATGTTTCTTCCTATATGGAAATAGTTATATTGCTCAGTTCATTTGGGAAAAGCCATTACTAACAGATTTAAATTGCTTTTGTTTCAACAGCATGCTTACTACCTCGATTTTCAGGTGAGTCTCTGTTTATTGAACATTTGAACTTCCGTCTTATGATTTGGGACCTATGCATTCTGTCTTATACCAATGCATCTAACAACCACATCTTTGATTCTTCCCTCAGAACCGGCGAGCAGATTACttatcaatcttcttggagaaACTCGTATCGTGGGAAGCAGTCAGTTCTAGGCTTGAAATAGCAAAGGCTCGAGCTACtgaaagagaggaagaagaggaaaggaagaagagagaggaggagaAAACATCAGACGGCGAAGTTCCAGAGATTTATGTGGACAACAAGAGCGATGACTCAGAGACCGAATGAGTTCAGTTTATTTGCAGTCTAGACAATCCGGGAACAGTTATAGGCTCATTGCCTTCTATTTTACACCGAATGTAATAGAGGTCATCTGAGTTTAGGCGGCATGTGCCAAATTTTGTGTATCCTTGAGGAATGAGTTGATAGAATGTAGGGCACGATTTAGCAAAAAGTAATACAACACGTTCTTGATTTTTCTCAAGGAAATTTTTGGCAGTGCAAAAGTCATCAGGGAACATGTATATTTCTCTGTGGTTTTCTACAATCTATAGAGCTGTTCATGTACATTTTCTTTTCTCCATAAACTAACTCCAGATTTTATCCGCATCATCGTAAGGGAGAAGTCTTGAGAGATAAGAGACTATCCAGAGGAGAGATTTTGTCAATGCTTGGTGGTCCGAAGATCTCCCAGAATCGAAGTGTCTCATCTCCGACAGCTGATACCACAGTTAACCCGTCGGGGCTCTGCACCGAAAATCAATCAAAAGAAACCAAGTTAGATGCTTCTGAAGATATTTCGCTTTAACAACTATTTGAACTCACGCGATGAGTGCTAAATAGGAATATTGAGATATATTCATGGATGTATGGGGATCAATAAGCTTTACGGGTTGTCAAACCTGGGAAACGTGGAGGATTCTGGATCTGTGGCGATTCAAGTTTCCGACATTCTCCATAGAGGGATACCTCCAAATGCACAGCTGATTCTTGATGAGCTCGCCTCGACTATAGCCATGGGCACTCAGAATCTCCTTGTGATGCCTGTTCCACTCCAGTCCACAGACCTGGAAATACAATGTGAACTGATTGCAGTTAACAAGAgaccgaaaagaaaaaaaaaccacgaAAAGCTCACAAAACGGAGACTGAATTCTATAACTTGCCTGAGCATTGGTTTCAATGGTTTTAATGCAGGTTCCCTTTTTTGTATTCCATAACTTAATACACCCATCTTCTGTGCCTCCACCAGAGGCAAGCACCTCAGACTGATATGGACACCATGCGAGGGCCTTGACTGCAGCACAATGCTCTCTAAACCGAAACAAAAAACGGCTCGAGTTCATTTTCGATGAGTCCCAGATGTACAGAAGATTCTCATTGCCTCCACTTGCCAGTACATTGCCTCCTTCTGACCATTTCAAACCGCACACTTCTTCTTTGTGTGCCTGCAATCTGGAAGCCACATTGCTCCCTGCTCTGACTGCCAAAACAGTTcacaaaaaatatatgaaatattGCAATAAGATGAATGTGAAACAATATTTTTGACCTACCATCATGGTTGATGATGGATGTGTCGCGGCTGCCGGAAGTTAAAACGTGACCATTCCACGCAACGGTGGCTATCCTGTCCTTATGGTTTTCAAACCTCCTAACCTGTGTGTCAAACAGATGAACCAAATGTTTGAAAACAACGAAAAAACTCGAAACTCACGAGAGGGTGTTTGAGAGAGATTTTACAAGCTTGGAGGTCTCAACATCCCAAAGTTGGAGCTTGGATCGCCTAtatccaacggctaaagtttTAGCATTTTCAGACCAGGCTACACTTGTTGGGAAATCACGCTGATCATCAACATGCAGCAGCTTGTGCACTTCGCTGTTCGTCGAGTTCCAGAGGAACAAATCGCTCCCCAGAGCAACTGCAAGAATACTGTTCTTCCCCCAATCCATGATGCTGGAGTAAAAGTCATTTTTTATGTTTACTGCATCCAGAACCCTAGCTTCCCCCTGCAGCATTTGCACTCAATTAGATCAAACTTCAAAAAATATAGACCATTTGGTAACGTTTGACAACCGTTTCGTTTTTAGTACCTTAGGCATTCTTCGAGGCagaacatttttaacactaccGTCCAATTCCTTTGCTTCATCCTGTCGCATCAGATCAACAGAACGGATCGGCTTTCGGTTTGATTTTGGACTTCCCCTAAAAACCAACATCCTAAATGGATTCCCATCCGAATCCAAAGTCAGTTTGTCCTCTAAGCTCCGTCTGTATACATCCTGCAAAGACCCAACAAGTTCGAGAACTGTTTACAAGAAAACTCAGCAGGCCCAAATCTTGAAATTCATCAGAAGTTAGATGCAACACTCAAACAGAAGTAAAAACTACAAAACAACATAACCCACAAACAATTTagcagaaaacaaagaaaaaaactaaaagcTGATGGAATTGGAGCAGGCCCAAATCTTGATATTCAGAAGTTAAATGCAACTTTCAAATTTAAGTAAAAACTAAACCCCCATAAAACCCAGAAACAGTTTCCCAAAAGGACAAAGAAAGAAACCAAAAACTGATGAATTGAAAGCAATGTGGATTCATACATTGAAATTCGAATTGCGGGTCGGCGTTGTTCTGTTGGTCAATAAACTGCGGGCTTGATCAAGATCCATCAAACTCCTACTGGGTATAAACCGATCTCCCTGAATTTGCAGATGcataaacaaaacccaaaatttgagGACACCAAATCAGAAACCAAATGTCGAAAAAACAACAACGCATGGATAAACGGCGGAGAAAGGTGAAATCTTGATGGAGATAAAGGGTAATGGATGCAGTGATTCGTACCGGAAAATCGAATCGGGCAATGGGGCTGGTTTGGAGGCGAGTAGGGGAGCACCAATCCGATTGAAGTTCCTGCATTTTTCGATAATTTGTGTTGCTGGCGAATTGGTGATGTAGAGAATATACAAACTCCTTCTTTACTTGGCaataaagaagaagatgaagatgatgaaggaagaagatgcAAAAGAAAATATCTTTGTCCGCAGAAACGAAATCTCCCGCCAAATAGTTTTACATACGGGAGCAAATCCAACCGTTGCTTCTGTTGAGAAGACGACTCAGAGAAAGATTGGGCCCACTTGGGTTGAAATGGGGTCTCTAGAGTTTAGGACCAATTTTTAGTACGTACTGCTGAGTGGTTCGGAAAATCAATAGTTATACTTTGTATATTAGTATTTAATGAATCGTTGTTACATTTTGCATAAAATTTAAATCACTGAGTGATATGTATCATTGTAGTTGAACTTATTTCTTATTGTCACAAAGATCCCGAATTTTCAGGGTTTGTATAGTTTTTCTTACATTTTCGTTCTTATACCTTCGTTATGTTTACCGTTTAATTCATTTTCTCAGCTAAGTTAAACTTTTCATTCATTTTTGTGCATATCTTCTCATTTGAAAAACCCAACTTGggaaaatttttttttgacaaattaGACTAACAGTGTAAACAAAATGAAACTACATCACTACAAGGACAAAAATGCTAGGAAAAAGGATACagtagtgctatccacacaaTCACTTTTACTTCCCACATATCTCTATTAATTTCGGCCGTCAGATCGAATGAAGtaaagaagatcaatgacaaaaaattaacaaaggatagtgagaaattaaaaaaaaagatgtgtgaATAGCATTTAACATTTTCCAAAGTATAAGAACGAAAGTGAAAACTTGAGTAAATTACAATGACTATTAGTGCAATTTAGCCAAATTAAAAGCTCCCACCTTTTTTCACGAAAAAGTCATCGTTTCCCCAGTTCTGCTCAAGGAAGAAGAGAAGGCCTGGCATGAGAAAGAAGAGCCTGTCAAATTAGCCAGGGATGCCTGCCTGGCCAAACAGGAGTTTTCCTCATACAAACAAGTGGAGTTCGTCTCTCTAGGTAGAGCAGGCAAGTCATCCTTGGCTACCAAACAAGGCTCTAACTCTCATGCAAGACCTCTCTTCTCTTCACTTCTCTCCGGCATTCGCCTGTTAAGTGATTAGTCGTAGGCTCAAATCTTTCTCGCTGAGACTTCGTAAACTCGCTACAATGTTGAGATGGGGATGCAAAGATCGTTGTTTGAACTCTCTATTTATAGCCCTGTAAAACGAACCAAAATAATTTCAGTGCcataattctttttttattatttcatttaTGTTTGTTTGCACCATTTGGCTGACACCAGAGAATATATTCTTTGGAGCAATAGGGAAGATCATGGAGGTCAATCTGGCAGCCAACTTGATCAAAAATATGTCTTCATTCATATATAATGCAATTTTTTTCTTGCCTCAATGAGACTCACTGCCAGTTTGCCATTTTAGGCCAGAGGAGTGTTATGCTGCTTTTGGCTTTTGGCTTTTTAATGCAGAGAAAAAGCATCTTTGAGCTGCTTTTGCGATTGAGATGATTCTAGGAAGTGGGCAACATCACTAACTTATTTGAAATGCCACATCTTTAAAAGAGTCAATGCCTTGGCCACTAACAAAGATTTGTTCTTGTTGACTGGTTTTCTTAGTGACTGGTTTTCTTAGGCCTCATCACTTGATCCTTTTGGTTAAAAGGTTTTTACTTTGATGGATATATGATTGCTTAGAGTTTATGCATAAGCAAATAATTTGGAATGTTtacaagtgtttttaaaatgattgaaaacgtttTCGATCAAAGTGTATTTGGGTTCCAACTTGGAAGTGCATTTGAAGAAGCATTAGTTATGTACTTTTTGCCAAAAGCACTTCAAATACTTTTGGGTTCCTAAACAATGAAGTGCTTTTGGGTTTCTAAAcaactttcacaaaaaaaaaaagcacatcCATTACATAAGAAATATGCAAGAAACATAAAGCTAACGTAGTGTGATATGACAATATTagtcattttgtttttaatttttcgagTATGTGCTTGAGAATACAGGGAGATTCCATTGCTTCCTTGGCTTCTCCATGTTAATACTCGTGTTACCTCCATTATGTTTACATGGAGAAATGGCCTTTTGAGTTAAAAATATGTGAATATTGATACTTGAACTTGTTATAATGCGGAGTAATGATTATTCTATTAATTCCGTTAGAACTTCTATCCAATTTTTTCCCTTTAAACCCTTGTTTTGGATAAAATTGGATATAAATTTTAACGGAGTTAACTAAAAGAACAATTATTGCTCCACATTATAATAAGTTTAGGGACCAACGATCTAATTGAGCTAAAATTCAAGGACCAAAGATCCAATTGAGCTAAAATTTATGGATCAAAACTCCAATAGAGCAAAACATTAGGGATCATTCCTCCaattatttcaaaagaaaaaaaaaatcaacagccAACAAAACTCTCCACCCAACCGACCCTCGTCAGCCACTCGCCTCCATCGTCGACTTCCACCTTCCTCCTCACCGCCGGTTACCGCGTCTCAACGGTTTCGTTGGCTTTGAAATATGAGAGAAAGCACCAGGGAGAAAGAAAAGCTGCCGCCGGTGGATTTGAAGCCAAAGTGACACTGCTTTTCACTTTCTTCACTGAAAATTTAGTGCATGAACTCGCTTATCGACTTGCACACCATTTTTTAGTCTCGCTTAATTTTAACAATGGATCGAGAGAGAGGATACGAACTCGGGGCCTCCTCTAACGATTTCAATCTTAACTTTTACGATTATTGCTGTCGACGCCACTTTTGTATTCTCATACGATCATTTTGTCATGATCATAAACCATTCCAACTAACCGAAATTTCAAAATTGCAATGTTTATTAATAAACTAGGCATTAAAAGGTTCACGACTTCAATTAATGTCTAGGTTGTTTTGTGAAAGTCAAGTAAACACCTTCAAATTCATGTCTTCATAACTTTTTTCCCCTTCCTAGTGTAATTTCTATGCTAAATTCTTTTAGGTATAGTAGCTCTTATGTTAGACTAACTTCTTGTGTtgggttaaaattcaaaatttaaattttaaactcGCCTAAATCTTCTTCAATCATTGGGCTAAAAAAAATTGTGGGTTAACACTTATATTTATGCTAAATTTAATCCAGAAAATAAGCCAAAATTAGTGGTTGGGACCTAATACTAAGACCCAGTTGATGATGATGTTGGCCACTTACAGAAGAATGAGGATTATCTTCCTTCCTAATCTATCTCTCAttccttttcttcctctcctaCTTGAACAGTTACGATTAATCCATattaacatcttatattgattttaaacaaaatataagaggagaagagaaaaaaattatgGAAATAGGAGACGAGGGAATTTTACTCTCTCGCGGAAAGCCAAATGACTTTAGTACGCCAATAGTGACCTAAAGCAAAACGAAAAATAAGAAGCGAACGGCAGCCGCATGATTTTCTTTCAATCGTAAACGTTCATCATCAGCCCGTAAAAGTCCGAATCCAACCAGCCAATCAAAGACAAGCGgataaacacataaaaacccCAATATACCCCTACAAATTccctaaaatttcaaatttgagcCGCATTCTTCCTCAACCCCAAGCGGCCAAGCCGCACCGCCCGATCCCAAATATATAATATCCCCAAAACCAAAAACCTCAAAAAACCAGACACACGCACACAGACCTCTCCGAATCGCACTCAATCCGACAGCCACGGAGAGAGAGTGCTATGGAGGAGCAACAGGAGCACGAGGTTTACGGCGCCGAGATCCCCAACGACGACGGCGAAGACGTCGACATGTCGTCCAGGGCCGACGGGGTCGATGACGACCAAGACTACAACGACGACCCTAACTCCAAGGTACTCCCTCAATCAATTTAGCCTCGTAAATCTGGTGCCTTAGCTTTTTGTTTGACCCGGTTGGGCTGATTCGGGTCGGGTTCTGGTTTCAATGTGGTGTAGGAGCTGGAGGACATGAAGAAGCGGCTGAAGGAGATAGAGGAGGAGGCTGGTGCTCTCCGCGACATGCAGGCCAAGGTCGAGAAGGAGATGGGCGCTGTTCAAGGTATCGGAttttacttttctgttttgtaattttatttcttttgggtGTTTTGGGGATGATTTCTTGAGCTAGGGTTAGGCTGCATTGGGTTTTTTGGTGGGTTTGAATTGGAACTTAATGATGACTGTGTAGGTAATGCTAGGTCAAAATCCGCTATGTTGTCCCTTTGTGATTGTGTTTGGGGAATGCTGATTCACAAAAGCTTAAAATAATGgaaagatttgattttttttcgaaTCATGATGCGTCTAACTGGTCCATGTTCTTAGTTGTCGTCGATTGAATGGATACGGTACCCGAGTTGGAATTTTATTGATTATTCTGGGTACATTCACGCGTGCTGAGACCAATGTTGTTAGTTGTCGCTGGTTTAATGGATAGAGTGCTTGAATTAGAAGGTGTTTGGTTTTGTACAATTGGATTTTGGTACTTTTGTTCTGGGTACATGCACGAGTGCTGTCTTTAATGGTTCACTGTCCTTTTATGTAAACTAGATTGGCCCTGCTGCGTAACTATAACTAACTGAACTCTGTTAGTTTCCATCTGCACAGTATGCTAGTGTTGTCTAATTGTACGTCCTTGGTCTTTCTCTGTTGGTCAGCCCATCTAGGGCGCTGTTGAGGTATACATACATTTGTTGGTTCTCAAAAGAATCTTTCTGTCTCACAGTAGGCTAACATGATGTGTATAAGTAGTATTTCTGAACTGTTCATGTTTGTAATTGATGAAACATGATATCCTCTGTCAAATTTTACTCTAGTAATGCTTCAAGTAAAGATATCTATCAGTAGctaatactttttgttttatatgttttgatTGTGAATGAAGATTCCTCAAGTGGTTCTGCGTCTCAGGCTGAGAAGGAGGAGGTGGATTCTAGATCCATCTATGTTGGTAATGTGAGGCTCAACAACCCTTTCcctttttcattttaatttcgacctttttatataatggatatgtgttttcatgctcTGCTCTCTTTATCTCTATCTATtttcatatgtcaaatttattttggAGGGATCAAATCTTTCAGACTTTAAAGATATCGAGTTTATGATATTACTGAGTTCCTAGGAGAGATTGCACTTACTAGGTGACTTTTATGTTTATTTagattttgttttcctttttttcctgtaggctacaaattattgaggtttttttttttttttttttttttttttagtgtgtttAAGTTCTCGtttgagtggcgaacgagcactttggtgcctatctacaagaataagggcgacgtacaaaattgcatgaactataggggtattaagctaatgagtcatacaatgaagctctgggagagagtcattgagcatagattgaggcaagagacacgggtttcggacaaccaattcgggttcatgccagggcgctcaaccatggaggcaatctatctcttacgaagattgatggaaagatatagagatgggaaaaaggatttacacatggtctttatagatttggaaaaagcgtatgatagggtcccaagagacattctttggaggattttagagaagaaaggagtacgagtagcatatatccaagctataaaggatatgtatgaaggagcaaagactgccgtaagaactcatgaaggacaaaccgaaagctttcccataactgtaggattacatcaaggctcatccttaagtccttacctttttgcgttggtaatggatgagttaacacgacatattcaagatgatattccttggtgtatgcttttcgcagacgatatagtgttgatagatgaaactcaggaaggggtaaatgcaaagcttaacctttggagagaagtgttggaatctaaaggtcttcgcctaagccgatcaaagacagaatatatggagtgcaagttcagtgcaaatggaggccaaaacgagttaggggtgaggatcggagatcaagaaataccaaaaagcgaccgttttcgttacctaggatctatcttgcaaaagaacggagaattagatggagatctcaaccatagaatacaagctggatggatgaagtggaagagtgcatccggcgtgttgtgtgaccgccgtatgccattgaagctcaagggaaaattttataggacggcaataaggccggcgatgctgtatggcacagaatgttgggcggtgaaacatcaacacgtacacaaaatgggtgtagcggagatgaggatgcttcgttggatgtgtgggcacacgagaaaggataagattaggaatgaggatatccggggtaaagtaggagtagccgaaattgaaggaaagatgagagaaaatcggttacggtggtttggacatgtgcaaagaaggcctactgacgctccgattagaagatgcgactatgggacagaggttcagggccgaaggggtagaggaagacctaggaaaactttggaagagactctaagaaaagacttagagtacttggatctaacgaaggacatgacacatgatcgagcacaatggcgttctaagattcatatagccgatcccactcagtgacttggattttccaagtctccaaccgagaagttttcctcactcgggaaattaagggaacactaccccaacctacatgctccactcagaaagcttcaacatacaagcttcaacaaaagaaaattcaaagaacttagcgaagaaggctttggtgtatttaacacaatacgttgaaatgaaggaaagcttatttattgatatccccgatcagctacaaatatgtacatatacatgagtcaaaataaacacacaagacggagccttcacaaaggttgcttaggagaagtctcagcagtcggtagagccccagaaagagaaggcaccggagggggatcatttggagcctcagtactggacagaaccctagaaggaggaggcatcagaggttgatcattcggagcttcattacgcggtacagccccagaagacgaaggcaataaatgcctttggaacaaacccacaaatctctgatgatcaagtaaaacctgaccatcagtttccttcatctggtcaagcttcctcttcatgtttgtagcatagtcatgtgcgagccggtgcaactgtttattctcatgcttgagccctctaatctcctgtttgagactcatcacttcagccgccaaggattcaacttggcgggttcgagcaaataggcgttgggccatattagacacagaacctgcacactgaacactgagagccagcgaatccttaacagctaactcatcagaccgtttggaaagtagtctgttatctttgggagtgagaaggttcctggccaccaccacagcggtcatatcattcttcatcacggaatccccaacggtaagaggaccagtaggggagacgaaggatgggcgccatatgttgtctggagaaggcggggctgcctcttcaacaaggttcaagtcaaaacgacggtcggaggggccagacattttcaaaggtgttgaagagagaagaggtcggacaaatcaagatcttagaagtgcaagaatgaagcttctactggtggagattcaagtgtgctttggaacttaatgccagcctctataaaaatctgcactcgacggagcttcagaaatcgaagaggcgcctgctcagaaatcgaagaggcgtttgctttctcaaaagctgggctgcttagagatcacgagggttgatctcagaaatcgaagaggcgtttgctttctcaaaagttgggctgctcaaagaccacgaaggccgatctcagaaatcgaagaggcgctcgctttctcaaaagctgggctccccagagaccacgagggccgatctcagaaatcgaagaggcacctacttttccagccttgtcagcacccgtcacacgcacactcagctttgcagaaattatgggcattctgtcgaagacttctggggaagtagaaaacacatgaatcttactgttcaatcacccacttcccacatgcaacaatagctcatgggtaccacagataactttgccaaagttctctgccaaagttgagcacgtgaagcttgcagctcctactacatcgctctgaccaagaagggtaaaagaatagcaaagaaacagcactaacaaagtttagacccataaattttgaaggtctagctaccatattattacccacaagggtaaaggaacagtaccactgctggataattggaaagtccctgtgtgtcaacctctgtgcttcgtggcaaggtagactagcaaacatgcccaacctttactcacattcgagaaaacactcccaataagattgcttgctccaaaatcgaagaggcaccgtcctccgaatctcgagagccagactcccaacatgactactttcttaaaaatcgaagagagggtaaaggaacagtaccattgctggataattggaaagtccctgtgtgtcaacctctgtgcttcgtggcaaggtagactagcaaacatgcccaacctttactcacattcgagaaaacactcccaacaagattgcttgctccaaaatcgaagaggcaccgccctccgaatctcgagagccagactcccaacgtgattactttctcaaaaatcgaagagacactgctc
This genomic window contains:
- the LOC126621583 gene encoding cell division cycle 20.5, cofactor of APC complex-like isoform X2, whose amino-acid sequence is MLVFRGSPKSNRKPIRSVDLMRQDEAKELDGSVKNVLPRRMPKGEARVLDAVNIKNDFYSSIMDWGKNSILAVALGSDLFLWNSTNSEVHKLLHVDDQRDFPTSVAWSENAKTLAVGYRRSKLQLWDVETSKLVRRFENHKDRIATVAWNGHVLTSGSRDTSIINHDVRAGSNVASRLQAHKEEVCGLKWSEGGNVLASGGNENLLYIWDSSKMNSSRFLFRFREHCAAVKALAWCPYQSEVLASGGGTEDGCIKLWNTKKGTCIKTIETNAQVCGLEWNRHHKEILSAHGYSRGELIKNQLCIWRYPSMENVGNLNRHRSRILHVSQSPDGLTVVSAVGDETLRFWEIFGPPSIDKISPLDSLLSLKTSPLR
- the LOC126621583 gene encoding cell division cycle 20.3, cofactor of APC complex-like isoform X1; translated protein: MQELQSDWCSPTRLQTSPIARFDFPGDRFIPSRSLMDLDQARSLLTNRTTPTRNSNFNDVYRRSLEDKLTLDSDGNPFRMLVFRGSPKSNRKPIRSVDLMRQDEAKELDGSVKNVLPRRMPKGEARVLDAVNIKNDFYSSIMDWGKNSILAVALGSDLFLWNSTNSEVHKLLHVDDQRDFPTSVAWSENAKTLAVGYRRSKLQLWDVETSKLVRRFENHKDRIATVAWNGHVLTSGSRDTSIINHDVRAGSNVASRLQAHKEEVCGLKWSEGGNVLASGGNENLLYIWDSSKMNSSRFLFRFREHCAAVKALAWCPYQSEVLASGGGTEDGCIKLWNTKKGTCIKTIETNAQVCGLEWNRHHKEILSAHGYSRGELIKNQLCIWRYPSMENVGNLNRHRSRILHVSQSPDGLTVVSAVGDETLRFWEIFGPPSIDKISPLDSLLSLKTSPLR